The following is a genomic window from Pecten maximus chromosome 19, xPecMax1.1, whole genome shotgun sequence.
TCCAGAGATGTTTCAGGATCTTCGGACAATTCTTGTAGAACTTATAAGGAATACCATTGGGCACAGGTGCTGATCCAGATCTAGCTTTATTGACAACCTCGTGAACTCCCTTCCATGATGGTTCCTTTTCGTACCCTTGGTTCTGGCTCTGCTTCTATCCTTTCACATGGCCCTAACGGTCTACACTGGTGCTCATCTCCATGTGTTTCTGATAGATAACACCACTTCTGCTTTTGAACTCATTGATCCTGACTTGGATCCTTCAAATGTAGATTTAACATATAAAAAggataaacaaaaatgtacatgtatttggtatcaGAATGGTTTAAAAGTAAAAGTGATAGAAAAAAACCAACAGGAGTGATTAATAAAGTTATTTCGCAaatactgtaaaataaataaagttgataCAGTATCATAACAAAATGTAACATGACGCCCTGACGTATTCCGTAACAAGTGAAAAAATGGATTAAAACATATAATTAGACATATCCTAGAGATCAAAATTTTAAAGTTcaaatttgattattattataatattctagagacagtgGGCCAGTCTAACACTACAAAAACATCCCAtgatttattgaaattaaataacaTAATGTACACAATGCATTTGATTGTTTTAAGCAGTATCATCTTCGTATTGAAATCAACTAGAGAAAACGTTAATTTCTTAAGAATCTTTCTTCGTTTAGCATGGTTAAATGGATTCTTATAAAATTTGGTCGGGAGCATCCGTGGGGAACATGACTATTTCCCACAGGGGAAGAGGGGCTCAGCCCGATAGTACTGTTCAATTTGATTTACTTTGGAACCAGAAAGCTAAATGTTACTTACAGAAAAATGTCGACTCTAATGTACGAGACATGAGGCATATCCAAAGCTATTCGTAAACGGTCGTTTGATTCAGATAaacaactacattgtacatgcaaAGTTACAAACCAAGctaagaaaaatatatatgcacTGATAGCTTTCATCAGTGCATATGCACTATAGCTCatattaaacaagaaatatcttttaaaaaagataaacggcatagttttaatgctgctggctataatgtaaaactattggtgaaataaattaacgaactaatgtgtttcagcacaggtaacaaaattatatcagtttgaatcatttttggtgataataagactgcatttgaatcaggaatataattctATTAacgtgtcatttgaaaagatacatccacttattcagcttgcattcaatcttaacgtagcattttgcatttaccgctacatttgccaatcacatacttcatcttgaccagtaacgccacctggcacgtcatatccggggccaaaagagtattatacggctatgccgaaaaacactAATGATCACCTGTTTCTACCCGGTTAAAGTTGTTTCAAGGTACAATGGCGTTATTTGAATCACtgttatttcaattttacaataattaataattgattcTGTTCCATCAAAATAAAAGACTGCTAAAAACCACGTAGCATACAAATAAATGAAACGTAGGAAAAGAACACTACGAGACATAAAACAATTTACTTTCTCACACACTGATGGACATATGATTATAAAACCAACATGAACATGGAGGCCTATATATTGCCGTAACGGTTGCAATTAATATTTACCAACAGCTACATTTAATGTCATACAGGTCTTACTGTACAAGGTGGCAACTACGCAATGTATGGTTCTTAAAATGGTAATTGTATAgtccaaaatgtcattgctaaAATAGCATACATGTCTGTAATGTTTGCCGTCCAGTGTAAGAGTGACCAGTGAAATACACAGGTACACGTAATCACGTGGCAATACAATAATCATACATAACAAATCATGAAAACTAATATACACGACACGTGAACCGGTTAGACTAGTAcagagaaaaatataaaaatagagCATGTACAGAGTCAGAGAGTGTAAATGTAATGAAGTATGAATAAAAGTAAACAACaccaacacacatatataaacgGCAGACGAAAACAATTCagtaaaatttcatatttattttatgtgcaTGTGTGTTTACAATCTGAACATTACTTTTACTCACTTCAGGAAAGGTTcgaaaaacatacaaacaaagtGTGGGAACCGCGAAAATATTACCATGATTGCCTGCGGGAATGCCGCAGGGAGGATGCTGGCTCCCCACTTCATTGTGAAGGGGAAAACGAAACAGGCATTAAAGTCCTGGGACACGGATATGGCCCCGAAGGGATCGTTCATCAGCGTGTCCGATTCTGGTTGGATAAAACAGGTACAAATTAAAGGAAATGTTCTTATTTTCGGTATAACTTTGCACGAGAAAATGTTGCCTCCCTGCAAAAGATATTGCACTATAGTCTCAATTCAAATGATGCAAACATAGCATTGATAATCGTTTATAAAAGGTAACTAACTAAAAGTATCTCTGAATTTCCCTTAACGCAATTTATTCAGCTACGTATTTGAAGTACCGTATTCGACCTAAtaatcccccctccccctccgATGTTCATTTTCACTTGTTacgtaatgttttgttttagtatACGTCGATGAGGAAAAGTTCACCATAAAAAACGTAAAATAAGTATAATTTCAATTCACAAAGACAGACAAATATGTTGCATGGAGTCTTGGAAGTTAACGTGATTTATGAATATGGTCAATTTTTCTGACATAGTCTAAATTTTGTCCTGATAAGCGCCCCTCCATTTTCTTAAGATTTTTTAAGCGCTCGGGCGGTTATTGGGTCAAATACGGTACTCTAACTATTCAATTTATTCGCATTTATAGGGACTCTCATCGTTGTGGTTTTTGGAGGTCTTCTTGAAGAACATCGGACCACATCGTCCtcagattttaatttttgatggCCACGATTCGCACCACCACATCGAGCTTATTGAATCGGCTCGTGAAAACAATATAGTTTTGATGGAGATGCCGTCACACTGTTCTCACTGGCTCCAACCCTTAGACAGGTAGAATCAATATCAAATAAGTGGTTCAATTTTTATCCAACCAATTGTTTGTGGACTATACGTTTATCGTTTGTTAATTAATTATCTAATTTCTAAATTGTAAATCACGGCGGTGAAAGGTCACTGTCCAGTTAAGCAGCATGACGTCACAGtcaaataattaaattgtttttttagtGTCTATACATGCATATCCAATATTGTTACATATCCAGATTTTTTAACGTTACTTACAAAATGAATCTCTTTTTTGgtatttctttttgtattttcaaactATTCAGAACTGTATTTGGGCCTTTCAAAAAATCTTGGAAAGAGACCACCACCTCATTCCTGGCTCAGACAGCATGCCCTGTCACCCATGCCAACTTTTTTCGGCTTGTAACGAAAGCCTGGAATCAGCTTAAACCAGAATACTTGGTGAACGGTTTTCGGGCAACCGGGATTTACCCCTGTGATGGAACCGTTATCCCTAAAGAGGCATTTCTTCCATCATCAGTGTATGCAGGTGtgtcattttatgttttctttggCTATTTTACCATCAGCTATCCTTTGTGCACAATACTGCACATATATGACCCGATGCGACCTTAgaacaagtccctgtgttacttTTCCGTACGTTTCTTCAAAACGGTATCTAAGTCCCTTTGTTAATTCTTGTCTGTTACATGcggggtttttttcttttccttcttCCTTTCTTATTCTCTTTATTGTGTTTACCCGATAGATGAAATGGAGAACCAGACACCCAAGCCATGCACACCCGAGCCATGCACTCCCAAGCCATGTACACCTGAGCCATGCACTCATACAGAGCCATTCAGTGACGTACGCGTGTCCGACAACACCGTGTCGTTAACGTTACAGGAACTGCCACAGCTGCATTATGATGAAAGGACAGAGGGTACCCTTGTCGATTTGGGGATCTCCATAACAGACAGTGGGGTAGTGGTGTCATCAGTGCCATTAGACGGCAGTCTCGACAGGGACATGGCAGATATTGCGGACAATATCGGGGCGTCACCACCGGATCCCTTGCTAAACGCGTCCTCATCCGACACGTGTCCCCCGGAGCTGGCATTAGCTGCCATTGAATGCAGTATAAGTCAGGCAAAAAAAGCCCAGTATGAAAAAGCTCTCTCTGCTGGTATTGATGTGGCTGGTGACCGTACGTTCCAGGCTTGGAAGACGTATAAAGTTAAAATGTGTCCACAGGTATTCGTCACGGTTACAgttaaataaagatataatataatgtaatgacATTTATATTATGAGATACGTGTGATGGAATTGATAAGTACCTGTATTAGTATGTGTATGTAATCaatgtattgtgtaataattGACTAATTCAACTATATCTTTCCTTTTCGTTTAGATCACACAGTCTTCAGATTCGTGGCTCCTGGAGGTGCCATCTGTACCGCTACATAAGAaaccaacaaccacaacaaaaGGCGGTTACTTTGTAATATCATGCGACAAGGCATTTGAAGAGAAAAAAATCGCGGAAaacaacaaattgataaaactagAGGAAAAAAAAGCGCGCGCTGCCAAACGGCTTGCGGCAAAGAAATCGACAACAgcaaaataaattatgaaattgGAACCGGATTAAATATGTCTTATCTATTTTTTATGAAACCTAAATATTGATGACACCCTGtctttttacattataatacaaacggtaaaattaatttgaaacttccaattattttttttaaatcggaTATGCATCCAAAATTTAATCATGTGATTATGACAACTTAACTTTAAGGTAAGGTAACTTCATTCAAGTATTCTTTGTGTTTGTAGAATGAGCAATGGTTGCCGATTTTCGTTCTGCTGTGTTTCAGTATATACAAATTtacgtccctagtttgagctTACAGAAGTTCATAAATGTTTTAGTGTGTTATAATACCATTGTTGAGGTGTTAAATTGAATatattcaaagaaataatggtGTGTCCGGTGTATGGTATCGGACTGTCCGATGTATGGTATGAGACCGTCCGATCCATGGTATACCTAGCGTATATTAGAAATAAGACGTCTTTCGTACACACTCTTGTCTCATTCGGCTTCTATGTAGTAGAAAAGTCATTCGGAACACATTCGCCTTTATTGTGTTGTATTGGAATGGGGTATAACGTACCAGCGAAGGAACGAACGTGCAACATCCGAGAGAGGTGTCCGATGCATGGTGAACTCACcctatatatacaatcatactTATCACATTGTAACGGGTTTCCTTGTCGAAGTCCAGATAATGCCAGATTCACGACTTCTCCCAATGTTTTTAAGTAGATAGAAAGCTGGGATACGTAATTTGTTATCTCTAGTTATAACAAATATGTCTCCTTGAGTGAAATTGGGTGCGTTATAGTCTTCCAGAGTGGCATCCCTTTACTGCATACGGAATAGTGTAGGGTTTGAAAGCAATGTTTGCAATTTTTACAAAATGCaatcaaatgaaatcaaatattgaacCTATGCTTCATCTTTTCGCTAACACGGACTTACGGAAATGTGAAGCTTAAAATTGTGTTATCAGTtatagtcagtctagttaatgctaaattaaaatattttaaccaGGACATCGGAtgaccactttttaagaataggatttcAGTTGTATTTTGTTAAATAGAATTTGAAAAGACATTATATAGGTTGGTCTTCCGATGCGTtctatgtcaaaaaatgatttGAAAGCTGGACAGGTTTGTATCCCAAAACTAGTTATcatcatttattattttattttgaaaacggtcgCTGTTAGGTTGAAATAGGCCAATATGCATCATGTCTCTTTTTCTTGATAATGGTAGAGGAAACCATTATTTCTTTAATACTGGAAACGAGTTTTTGAAAATTTGGAACTTATCTGTGATTCATTTTATTCATGTCTTGATCGAttttatcagttatatatactcTACCTAGGCGTATACACGATATCTAGGTGGTAggtgttggttttttttaaatacaattatgTTAATGGTAGTTTTTTTATAGCCATCATGCTGCTTCGTCGTCGATCGTGagtcgtgcgccgtgcgccgttcGTAAAATACtcctcaagttccaccagtaggACTGAGCTCTAACTTGCTACTTGAAATTATCCTggtcaagtgttgttatttttcgggttgcTCATGATCAGcgatccaagatggccgctatgACTGccattttgagaaaaaaaacacgtttCAGAATtcaaacttgcctgaaatgattgTGAGATTATGTTCCTaaccaaatgttgttatttttcgggttgtTCAGTAATCTAAGGTGGACGCATATGaccaacatacattgtacagtattgtaaaatCACTGTAGTGAAACGAAGGGGAGTAAATCTGATAGATGAGAATGATGAGTACATTGGACTATATCATTATGTGTAGTAAATACTGAAtaaaatttgaacaaactcATGCTGCAAGGAAAGGATTTAGGcaatatgttaaaaatatgCATATCAGTTGAATAGCATTATCTCCCGCCAAATACGTACAGTATAAAAATGTAGTCTAACCAGAGACTCTGGTCTAACATTGTCTTACTTTTGAGATCTCAATTTTGATGTGTTAACCAGCTTATCATGCTTTATCATAATCTTTCGTATGTAATGAAAAGACTTTTTAATCAGTAATTTTATCTATGTGACATCTGCAGGTCCTGATCTGAGGTATAGACTTCCTGTTGTATATATTCCGGATGTGAGATAGGCCTACCGCATGCGTCAACTAAATTTAGAAATGACTTCAAAATATATCAAGTTCAACAACAATGGCGGCGCCCATGACTTGCTCGCCGTCCAAAGTCTCCTGATAAACAGACTTGGTTTTAGTCACACAACTAGTGCTTCCCGTGGTGGTAAAGGTGTCTCCGGACTGAGAATGGAGTTTTCAAAAGAACGGTAAatgcattt
Proteins encoded in this region:
- the LOC117317912 gene encoding uncharacterized protein LOC117317912, which translates into the protein MEMPSHCSHWLQPLDRTVFGPFKKSWKETTTSFLAQTACPVTHANFFRLVTKAWNQLKPEYLVNGFRATGIYPCDGTVIPKEAFLPSSVYADEMENQTPKPCTPEPCTPKPCTPEPCTHTEPFSDVRVSDNTVSLTLQELPQLHYDERTEGTLVDLGISITDSGVVVSSVPLDGSLDRDMADIADNIGASPPDPLLNASSSDTCPPELALAAIECSISQAKKAQYEKALSAGIDVAGDRTFQAWKTYKVKMCPQITQSSDSWLLEVPSVPLHKKPTTTTKGGYFVISCDKAFEEKKIAENNKLIKLEEKKARAAKRLAAKKSTTAK